The following are encoded in a window of Flavobacterium sp. WC2421 genomic DNA:
- a CDS encoding glycoside hydrolase family 3 N-terminal domain-containing protein, producing MKNNTISQIVKTSLLSALVVSGISWTKKPEINDPKNSPIITINGFTFSDLNKNGKLDKYEDYRLSTQDRIQDLINQMTDEEKASMLIGIGMPGFDWEKMQFTTGKETAKVPGSAGGTTEISRLGIPSVIVSDGPAGVRIKPIREDDANTYYATAFPVGTALASTWNEALINSVGKAMGNEVKEYGIDVLLGPGMNIHRNPLCGRNFEYYSEDPLIAGKIAAAMVNGIQSNGVGTSIKHFAANNQERNRMGVNAHVSERALREIYLRGFEIAVKEAQPWTVMSSYNFLNGTYTSARKDLLTTVLRNEWGFKGLVMTDWFGGYNGFGAIMNKDFVSDVTKQLTAGNDLLMPGLPAQKNAIIENIKNGKLSQEDININLRRVLELVMRSPAMNNYHYSNKPNLKENAQVTRDAAAEGVVLLKNEGNVLPFTSKSAPLAVFGVTSYDFISGGTGSGDVNEAYSISLIEGLTNTGFSIDTELEGLYKPFMVAQKEIEAKRREKEGLLATPKRLPELELNAEIVQNKAKTSELALITIGRNAGEGDDRKVEEDFNLAQDEINLINTVSAAFHAQGKKVVVVLNIGGVIETASWKDKVDAILLPWQPGQEGGNSVADVFSGKVTPSGKLTMTFPVKYEDTPSAKNWIGTPPENPTDVTYEEGVYVGYRYFNTFHVKPSYEFGYGLSYTTFDISNLKMSSKAFTNKMDFTVTVKNTGKVAGKEVVQLYLSAPSKSIDKPISELKAFGKTNLLQPGESQTITLTLNPKDLASFITSKNAWIAEAGTYKVAIATSSLDTKHTATFTLAKETIVEKTNSSFASDLKFTDLKH from the coding sequence ATGAAAAACAACACAATTTCACAAATCGTAAAAACTTCGCTGCTATCAGCGTTAGTTGTTTCTGGGATTTCTTGGACAAAAAAACCAGAAATAAATGACCCGAAAAATAGTCCAATCATTACTATAAATGGTTTTACTTTTTCAGATTTAAATAAAAACGGAAAATTAGATAAATATGAAGACTATCGACTTTCTACCCAAGATCGAATTCAAGATCTAATTAATCAAATGACCGACGAAGAAAAAGCGAGTATGCTTATTGGAATCGGAATGCCTGGTTTTGATTGGGAAAAAATGCAATTCACAACAGGGAAAGAAACAGCAAAAGTTCCTGGTTCAGCAGGTGGTACAACTGAAATTTCCAGATTAGGAATTCCATCGGTAATTGTATCTGATGGTCCTGCAGGTGTGCGTATTAAACCAATTAGAGAAGACGATGCGAACACTTATTATGCTACAGCTTTTCCAGTAGGAACAGCATTAGCCTCTACTTGGAATGAAGCACTTATCAATTCAGTTGGTAAAGCAATGGGAAATGAAGTAAAAGAATATGGTATAGATGTACTATTAGGTCCTGGAATGAATATTCACAGAAATCCATTGTGTGGAAGAAACTTTGAATACTATTCAGAGGATCCATTAATCGCTGGAAAAATTGCAGCAGCAATGGTAAATGGTATACAATCTAATGGTGTAGGAACTTCGATAAAACACTTTGCTGCAAATAACCAGGAAAGAAACCGAATGGGTGTTAATGCACATGTTAGCGAGAGAGCTTTACGTGAAATATACCTAAGAGGTTTTGAAATTGCAGTAAAAGAGGCACAACCGTGGACTGTAATGTCTTCATATAACTTTTTGAATGGTACCTATACATCGGCACGTAAAGATTTATTAACCACTGTACTTCGTAATGAATGGGGTTTTAAAGGGTTAGTAATGACTGACTGGTTTGGTGGATACAATGGATTTGGGGCTATAATGAATAAAGATTTTGTTAGTGATGTTACCAAACAACTAACTGCTGGAAATGATTTATTGATGCCAGGTCTACCTGCTCAAAAAAATGCAATTATTGAAAATATAAAAAATGGTAAATTATCTCAAGAAGACATCAACATTAATTTAAGAAGAGTCTTAGAACTAGTAATGAGATCGCCTGCAATGAACAATTACCATTATTCAAATAAACCAAACTTAAAAGAAAATGCACAAGTAACTAGAGATGCTGCTGCAGAAGGGGTAGTTTTATTGAAAAACGAAGGTAATGTATTGCCATTTACTTCAAAATCAGCTCCACTAGCTGTTTTTGGTGTTACTTCTTATGATTTTATTTCTGGTGGAACTGGAAGTGGTGATGTAAATGAAGCCTATTCTATTTCCTTAATTGAAGGTTTAACAAATACTGGTTTTTCAATTGATACCGAATTAGAAGGACTATACAAACCATTTATGGTTGCTCAAAAAGAAATTGAAGCTAAAAGACGTGAAAAAGAAGGTTTATTGGCAACACCAAAAAGACTTCCAGAATTAGAATTAAATGCAGAAATCGTTCAAAATAAAGCTAAAACTTCTGAACTGGCATTAATCACAATTGGTAGAAATGCAGGTGAAGGGGATGATCGTAAAGTTGAAGAAGATTTTAACTTAGCACAAGATGAAATCAATTTAATCAATACCGTTTCGGCAGCTTTTCATGCTCAAGGCAAAAAGGTAGTGGTTGTTTTAAACATCGGTGGTGTAATCGAAACGGCTAGCTGGAAAGACAAAGTGGATGCTATTCTTTTACCTTGGCAACCGGGTCAAGAAGGAGGAAATTCTGTTGCAGATGTTTTCTCTGGAAAAGTAACTCCTTCTGGAAAATTAACAATGACTTTCCCTGTAAAATACGAAGATACACCATCGGCTAAAAACTGGATTGGAACACCTCCAGAAAACCCTACTGATGTAACTTATGAAGAGGGAGTTTATGTTGGATATCGTTATTTCAACACTTTTCATGTAAAACCATCTTACGAGTTTGGTTACGGATTATCATATACTACATTTGATATTTCAAATTTAAAAATGAGCTCAAAAGCATTTACAAACAAAATGGATTTTACAGTAACTGTAAAAAATACAGGTAAAGTAGCAGGTAAAGAAGTAGTACAATTATACCTTTCTGCTCCATCAAAAAGCATTGACAAACCAATTTCAGAGTTAAAAGCTTTTGGTAAAACCAATTTATTACAACCTGGAGAAAGTCAAACAATAACGCTAACATTAAATCCTAAAGATTTAGCTTCATTTATTACAAGCAAAAATGCATGGATTGCTGAAGCAGGTACTTATAAAGTAGCAATTGCAACTTCCTCATTGGACACAAAACATACGGCTACATTCACATTAGCAAAAGAAACAATTGTTGAAAAAACAAATTCTTCCTTTGCTTCTGACTTAAAATTTACTGATTTAAAACATTAG
- a CDS encoding NUDIX domain-containing protein, with amino-acid sequence MEFNKIIEEKSNEAWDIYIPNLSVDCVVFGFHDGILKVLLTRLKEKDLWALPGGYVLKTENLKQAANRILFSRTGAENIYLQEFKVFSDLNRSAGIFDEFPDTLWNKQRFLSVGFYALVDFHQVNLVMDDISDACEWKAIEELPLFMMDHRSIFDKALETLRRQLNHKPIGHSLLPEKFTMPELQKLYEIILSKKLNRGNFYRKMLRYDILEKLDESRKGGAHKAPDLYKFDLDKYQLALKNGFNEGW; translated from the coding sequence ATGGAATTTAATAAAATAATAGAAGAGAAGTCAAATGAAGCTTGGGATATTTATATTCCAAATTTATCTGTTGATTGTGTCGTTTTTGGATTTCATGATGGCATCTTAAAAGTATTGCTTACAAGATTGAAAGAAAAAGATCTTTGGGCGCTTCCTGGGGGATATGTTTTAAAAACAGAAAATTTGAAACAAGCAGCCAATAGAATCCTTTTTAGTAGAACAGGTGCTGAAAACATTTACTTACAGGAATTTAAAGTTTTTAGTGATCTAAATCGGTCAGCTGGTATTTTTGACGAATTTCCAGATACACTATGGAATAAACAGCGATTTCTTTCGGTAGGATTTTATGCTTTAGTCGATTTTCACCAAGTCAATTTGGTTATGGACGATATTTCCGATGCTTGTGAATGGAAAGCAATTGAGGAATTACCCCTTTTTATGATGGATCACAGAAGTATTTTTGATAAAGCATTGGAAACACTTCGCCGACAATTAAATCATAAACCTATTGGTCATAGTTTACTGCCTGAAAAATTTACCATGCCTGAACTTCAAAAGTTGTATGAGATTATTTTAAGTAAAAAATTAAATCGGGGTAATTTTTATCGAAAAATGTTGCGTTATGATATCCTTGAAAAACTAGACGAAAGTAGAAAAGGAGGGGCCCACAAAGCACCCGATTTGTATAAATTTGATTTAGATAAATACCAGTTGGCACTAAAAAATGGATTTAATGAAGGCTGGTAA
- a CDS encoding type II toxin-antitoxin system HigA family antitoxin: MEIKPIKTEKDYNQALERLETIFDAKFGSAEGDELEVLGILINQYENERFPIGLPDPIEAIKFRMEQMGYNQNDLAKIVGLKSRASEILNRKRKLSLEMIRQLHERLNIPTDVLIQTY; encoded by the coding sequence ATGGAAATTAAACCTATAAAAACAGAAAAAGATTATAATCAAGCTTTGGAAAGATTGGAAACAATCTTTGATGCAAAATTCGGTTCAGCAGAAGGCGATGAACTTGAAGTATTGGGAATTCTTATCAATCAATATGAAAATGAACGTTTTCCAATTGGTTTACCAGATCCAATCGAAGCGATAAAATTCAGAATGGAACAAATGGGTTATAATCAAAATGATTTGGCAAAGATTGTTGGATTGAAAAGTCGAGCAAGCGAAATCTTAAACCGAAAAAGAAAACTTTCATTAGAAATGATTCGTCAACTTCATGAGAGATTGAATATTCCAACAGATGTGCTAATTCAAACATATTGA
- a CDS encoding type II toxin-antitoxin system HigB family toxin, protein MRIISKKILRDFWEVHANSEQQLKSWFQETSNAEWKNPNEVKKEYPSASILNDNRFVFNIKGNNYRLIVRINYNYQMIWIRFIGTHAEYDKINANEI, encoded by the coding sequence TTGAGAATAATTTCGAAAAAGATATTGCGAGATTTTTGGGAAGTTCATGCAAATTCAGAACAGCAACTCAAATCCTGGTTTCAGGAAACCAGCAACGCTGAATGGAAAAATCCAAACGAAGTAAAAAAAGAATATCCAAGCGCGAGTATTTTAAATGATAATCGCTTTGTTTTCAATATCAAAGGAAATAATTACAGATTGATTGTAAGGATAAATTATAATTACCAAATGATTTGGATTCGATTTATTGGAACGCATGCAGAGTATGATAAGATTAACGCAAACGAAATTTAA